A section of the Thermotoga caldifontis AZM44c09 genome encodes:
- a CDS encoding lysine exporter LysO family protein, producing the protein MMALFLLSSVVVGVLVGRFTGFRLPDWSVNVVLYVIIFLVGVDLSKEKLRFDVALKVLLTVVGTVLGTYSGALIFSLFSSLKISEILAVASGFGWYSLSAVIVSNVHSAQLGAIAFFSNVLRELYAIVLTPVLSKYSRNAVVSIAGATSMDTLLGPISHYTDRETSLLAFAHGFIVTMLVPVMVNLFLVFSR; encoded by the coding sequence ATGATGGCACTCTTTTTGTTGAGTTCCGTGGTGGTCGGCGTGCTGGTGGGGAGGTTCACCGGCTTCAGGCTTCCAGATTGGTCAGTCAACGTGGTTCTCTACGTCATCATCTTCTTAGTGGGCGTGGACCTGAGCAAGGAAAAGCTCCGTTTCGATGTGGCTCTCAAAGTCTTGCTCACCGTTGTCGGAACGGTACTTGGAACTTACTCGGGGGCGCTGATCTTTTCGTTATTTTCTTCCCTGAAAATTTCTGAGATCCTGGCTGTCGCATCTGGGTTCGGTTGGTACAGTCTGTCGGCCGTCATCGTGTCGAACGTTCACAGTGCACAGCTCGGTGCGATCGCGTTCTTTTCCAACGTGTTGAGAGAGCTGTACGCGATAGTTCTGACCCCAGTCCTTTCGAAGTACTCGAGAAACGCCGTGGTTTCGATCGCAGGCGCAACATCGATGGACACACTGCTTGGCCCCATAAGCCACTACACAGACAGAGAAACTTCCTTGCTGGCGTTCGCGCACGGTTTCATCGTGACGATGCTCGTACCTGTCATGGTCAATTTGTTCCTCGTGTTTTCACGCTGA
- a CDS encoding LysO family transporter encodes MLFFLVLLFFAGFFLGRFLKTDWIRKYRVLIVLTFLLLFALGVEIGSNEDVVVKLESILSSAFLISTFAVLGSFVFAVILEKVLRK; translated from the coding sequence GTGCTTTTCTTTTTGGTCCTGCTGTTCTTTGCGGGTTTCTTTCTTGGACGTTTTTTGAAGACGGACTGGATCAGAAAGTACAGGGTGCTCATCGTTTTGACCTTCCTTCTCCTCTTTGCACTGGGTGTGGAGATAGGTTCGAACGAAGATGTGGTTGTGAAACTTGAGAGTATCCTATCTTCAGCCTTCCTGATTTCCACCTTCGCGGTGCTGGGAAGTTTCGTCTTCGCGGTGATCTTAGAGAAGGTGTTGAGAAAATGA
- a CDS encoding stage V sporulation protein S — MEVLKVASTSNPNKVAGALAGMIREHGRAELQAIGAGAVNQAVKAIAIARGYLAPSGIDLVSIPAFTDVEIDKETRTAIKFIVFPRN; from the coding sequence ATGGAAGTACTGAAGGTAGCATCAACCTCGAATCCGAACAAGGTGGCTGGAGCGCTCGCAGGTATGATCAGAGAGCACGGGAGGGCGGAACTTCAGGCGATCGGTGCTGGTGCTGTGAACCAGGCAGTCAAGGCAATCGCCATCGCAAGGGGCTACCTGGCACCGAGTGGGATCGACCTGGTAAGCATTCCTGCCTTCACCGATGTCGAGATCGACAAGGAGACAAGGACCGCCATCAAGTTCATAGTCTTTCCAAGAAACTGA
- a CDS encoding LacI family DNA-binding transcriptional regulator: MAKRFITIRDIAEEAGVSVNTVSRALNNKPDVSAETRRKVLEIARKLGYIRNSDAVLFRKGTTKTIGVVFEDSSNPFYAEVFKGIETSARKYGYQVILMNTERDYINELQAVETLLQKRVDGIIISPTQFDSKDIEKLVKLNYPFVILGVHFEGAKLDEVYSNDAKGGYLATRHLLERGRRKILMLNGFMYKSVARMRYEGYVRAMSEYGLQPYMMVEIEEGYESAFNKIMELKDTEFDALFCFNDVFAIAALKALRLLKRRVPEDVAVVGYDDISYAEFVQPSLTTVRIDKFLEGVVAFEMLYERLSNLRTDPKQVVLDVELIVREST; encoded by the coding sequence TTGGCCAAACGCTTCATCACGATAAGAGATATAGCCGAAGAAGCTGGTGTCTCCGTGAACACGGTTTCAAGGGCTTTGAACAACAAACCCGACGTGAGTGCGGAAACGAGAAGGAAGGTTCTCGAGATCGCGAGGAAACTTGGATACATAAGGAATTCCGATGCCGTACTCTTCAGGAAAGGCACCACAAAAACCATAGGCGTGGTGTTTGAAGACAGTTCCAACCCATTCTATGCGGAAGTGTTCAAAGGAATCGAGACGAGTGCACGCAAGTACGGTTATCAGGTGATACTGATGAACACAGAGAGAGATTACATAAACGAGCTGCAGGCGGTCGAAACGCTCCTGCAAAAGCGTGTCGATGGCATCATCATCTCCCCCACCCAGTTCGACAGCAAGGACATAGAAAAGCTCGTCAAGCTCAACTATCCATTCGTCATCCTTGGAGTGCACTTCGAGGGTGCCAAACTCGATGAAGTCTACTCGAACGATGCCAAGGGTGGTTATCTGGCAACCAGGCACCTGCTGGAAAGAGGCAGAAGAAAGATCCTGATGCTCAACGGTTTCATGTACAAGTCCGTGGCACGCATGAGGTACGAAGGTTACGTGAGGGCCATGTCCGAGTACGGTTTGCAACCCTACATGATGGTCGAGATCGAGGAAGGCTACGAATCTGCCTTCAACAAGATCATGGAACTGAAAGACACCGAATTCGACGCTCTGTTCTGCTTCAACGATGTCTTCGCCATCGCTGCCCTTAAGGCTCTGAGACTGCTCAAAAGGAGGGTGCCCGAAGATGTGGCGGTCGTTGGTTACGACGACATCTCCTACGCCGAGTTCGTTCAGCCCTCACTCACGACGGTTAGAATTGACAAATTCCTTGAGGGTGTCGTGGCCTTCGAAATGCTCTACGAGAGACTTTCGAATCTTCGAACCGATCCAAAACAGGTGGTTCTCGATGTAGAATTGATCGTGAGAGAAAGCACGTGA
- a CDS encoding beta-galactosidase — protein MQIYGADYYPEHWEESEWERHVKIMKEIGVEWVRVGEFAWSVVEPEEGRYDFSKLERAMKVLKDNGIKIIVGTPTAAPPLWLTKKHPEVLPVDKFGRQKGPGSRRHYCPANETYREYSKRIVEKYAEHFSQYADMWQIDNEFGCHDTTLCYCESTRKAFIEWLKKKYGSIDELNYRWGNKFWSQTVMDWDEIVLPVNTPAFENPHLMLDFFRFSSDLYIDYMNMQSEIVRRYSDKPITHNLMVDFFDIDYRKLSEHLDLVSWDNYVPTKVYEPLRQAANHDLMRSLKKKPFLVMEQQPGRVNWKIVNEQYPDGFVKLWIKQAHLHGALGVLVFRFDQIRWGAEQYHGALLDYAGRKTDRCSEFAQAKIETEGIVEPEREVAIYFSYENAWIHRINHLNRNFNYWEAIMQIYRAVRRLGYNVDFVFENDDIDPYKLLIVPYAMYLPESFIEKVKAFRGDVLITCMSSIKDEYNWLRKEFPHGLQEFLGIEIVDFAGADRLDVNVLGLNLCGTLWCDKISVKDAEVLGSFRAGPFVGLPCVTKHQNAYYVATVFDEFFYTLLLGRILPAKFVGDEIDSVQLSDKLVLLNVSDREGVVWTGKGKINLKPFERREV, from the coding sequence ATGCAGATCTACGGTGCAGACTACTATCCGGAGCACTGGGAGGAATCCGAGTGGGAACGGCACGTGAAGATCATGAAGGAGATCGGTGTCGAATGGGTGCGGGTTGGCGAGTTCGCCTGGTCCGTCGTCGAACCTGAGGAAGGCCGGTACGATTTTTCGAAACTTGAAAGAGCAATGAAGGTTTTGAAAGACAACGGGATCAAGATCATCGTTGGAACGCCGACCGCGGCTCCCCCACTGTGGCTGACGAAGAAGCACCCGGAAGTCCTGCCTGTGGATAAATTCGGTAGGCAGAAAGGTCCAGGAAGCAGGAGACATTACTGTCCCGCGAACGAGACCTACCGCGAGTATTCGAAAAGGATCGTTGAAAAATACGCCGAACATTTCTCCCAGTACGCGGACATGTGGCAGATAGACAACGAGTTCGGTTGCCACGACACGACCCTGTGCTACTGTGAGTCGACGAGGAAGGCGTTCATCGAGTGGTTGAAGAAAAAATACGGTTCCATAGACGAGCTGAACTACCGGTGGGGAAACAAGTTCTGGAGCCAGACGGTAATGGACTGGGACGAGATAGTCCTGCCGGTGAACACCCCTGCGTTCGAAAATCCCCACCTGATGCTCGATTTCTTCAGATTCTCGAGCGATCTGTACATAGACTACATGAACATGCAGAGCGAGATCGTTCGAAGGTACTCGGACAAACCGATCACCCACAACCTCATGGTGGATTTCTTCGACATCGATTACAGAAAACTTTCCGAGCATCTGGATCTCGTCAGCTGGGACAACTACGTTCCGACGAAGGTTTACGAGCCTCTCAGACAGGCGGCGAATCACGACTTGATGAGATCGTTGAAGAAGAAGCCTTTCCTCGTGATGGAACAACAACCGGGAAGGGTCAACTGGAAGATCGTCAACGAACAGTATCCCGATGGGTTCGTGAAGCTCTGGATCAAACAGGCTCACCTGCACGGGGCTCTCGGAGTACTCGTGTTCAGGTTCGACCAGATCCGGTGGGGTGCCGAACAGTACCACGGGGCACTGCTGGACTACGCAGGTAGAAAGACAGATAGGTGTTCAGAATTTGCCCAGGCTAAGATTGAGACCGAAGGCATCGTTGAACCGGAAAGGGAAGTGGCCATTTACTTTTCTTACGAAAACGCATGGATCCACAGGATAAACCATCTGAATCGGAATTTCAACTACTGGGAAGCGATCATGCAGATCTACAGGGCAGTTCGACGGCTCGGCTACAACGTGGACTTCGTGTTCGAAAACGATGACATCGATCCTTACAAGCTGTTGATCGTGCCGTACGCGATGTACCTGCCGGAGAGTTTCATCGAGAAAGTCAAAGCCTTCCGCGGGGATGTTCTGATCACGTGCATGAGTTCCATCAAAGACGAATACAACTGGCTGCGGAAAGAATTTCCACACGGTCTTCAGGAATTTCTTGGCATAGAGATCGTGGACTTCGCCGGTGCCGATCGGCTGGATGTGAACGTTCTTGGATTGAACCTCTGTGGGACTCTGTGGTGTGATAAAATTTCTGTCAAAGATGCGGAAGTCCTGGGGTCTTTCAGGGCAGGCCCGTTCGTCGGTTTACCGTGTGTGACGAAGCATCAGAACGCTTACTATGTGGCGACAGTCTTCGATGAATTTTTCTACACTTTACTGCTCGGAAGAATCCTGCCAGCGAAATTCGTCGGTGATGAGATCGATTCTGTGCAGCTTTCGGACAAGCTGGTTCTTCTGAACGTCAGTGATCGCGAGGGCGTGGTCTGGACGGGTAAAGGAAAAATCAACTTGAAACCGTTCGAAAGGCGGGAGGTTTGA